Genomic segment of Dromiciops gliroides isolate mDroGli1 chromosome 3, mDroGli1.pri, whole genome shotgun sequence:
GTTTAAGTACCCAGAGAAAACAGACCAGGCCGTCAGCTGGCAAAGTCaaaaaaggtgaaatcaatacACAAGGCTTAGGAACTCTGAAAAAACTGAACACTCCTGAGAACTGTGAAAAGCTCATCACTGAACCTGGATCTATAGGTGTGCCTGGGACTTTGTATACAACAGATACCAGCCACAGGAGGGCCAGGAACAGGACCTCAGAAAATACAAATTCAGAACATCCAAGAGTCCACCATCCCACCCAAGTATGCAGGAACAAGAAGAGCCTGGCCCTGATAAAAAATctcaaatcaggaaaaaaaaatcttgaaatatgaataaactgaagaaaataccaACAATGAAGAAATTGTATGCATCCACGAACATCCAGGACACAAGCCTAGAGTGACATTACACTGACTGTGGGCAAAGCCTTAGATGaaagtagtagtaggcctccaccagtcgtggacaaccatggattagtgccttgaagagccacaggtcacagtgtggctgtgcagtctgatacaggagctgcagctcctgagtgactttataaccggtaactgccccATGCTGTGTTGTATccaccccatgaggagtagctggagtgtcctctccagggcgctggcctgggcagatcaatatgtaAAACAAGCTGTtacccatgcagcaggttttccctctccgaggcattggtggatccaaaggagaggcagagccaatacagtttggcaccactgctgccgcaggagttgccagagggatgtgatgtccaacatccaactgcctaagggactctgactcctgatttttccttgaggttaactcctgaagcctttcccatatatgggtatagctgcaaggcagtggaggtttaaaatcagggttttccttcccctaggcgagttgcctGCCAATGctgacgagccccacctgccgAAGGGACTGGTTTTGAGGCGTCAGTGACTCACCtacgccccttctcctgttagtggaaacagttctgccaccaGAAGGCCAGGaattgggcttcggttgtcagaggctatttgagaagCACGCCattagagcattttatagagagtgggagcttacccccactcccaccccggcatgacaaatcTTTGGAACCTAGATGAAAGTATGGCCTGCTTTTCCTTATGGTTTATAAGAATTCCTTAAAGAGATGAAacgagatttttttaaaagggatattATAAATGAATTGAGAACTCTAGAGGAAAGggttagaagaagaagaagaagaatcaggcTTATATAAGATATGGAAAATCTTAAAAAAGTAACAGACTCCCTATTAAGAATGGACCAAACAGAAataaatgactccatgagacaacataaaatattaaaagaaaattaaaaatagaagaaaattacaGTTTATAACAAAACTGATCTAGAAAATGTTCAAGGAGAGATgaccctaaagaatcaactaccagaaaaaatatgaccaaaaaaccccccaaatccCAAACTCATGAATACTATATTCCAAGAAATCATGAATAGAAATTGCTGAAACCTATTAGATCCAgagggaaaagtgaaaatagaaagaatccaccaatcaccttctgaaagaaacttaaaatgaaaaatctcAAGAAAGTCAGTCAAAATACAGAGCTTCtggattaaggaaaaaaaatactgcaagtaaccagaaagaaagagttcaagtaccagGGAACTACAGGACCACAAAATACTTGGCAGCTAACATTTTAAAGAACAGGAGTTTAGAATAAGATAtaccaaaagcaaaagataatggcttaaagttaggtggcacagtggatagagcaccagccttgaagtcagtgggacctgaattcaaatcctgcaacagacacatactacctgtgtgaccctaggcaaatgacttaaccctggttgcctcaaaaaaaacaagaaaaaaagataaaggcttacaatcaagaataacttactagcaaaactgagtataatcctatagTGTAAAAAATAGACCTTTAATAGAATTGAGAaattccaagcattcctgatgaaaatggCAGAGTTTGAATAGCATCTTTGAAAAGCAAACgcaagagtcaagagaaacctagaaaggtaaatacaTTGGAGTAATTAGAAAGGACTCAACAATGAAGTGTTTATTGTCAAATGGAGGAAGAATCCTAAAGTCTTCAAGGGTCAGAGAGGGAGTCAAGACAACTAGAGGGCCTAGGGGTGGTTTTGTTCTGCCTTAATcttaaatgaataaagaatagggagggggaaaggagtagagtaggaaagaaagagggagaaagggggaggaacTTGCCGTTTCCACATAATTGGATTGCTTGAgaaaaatattacataaacttggaggaaggggaggggggattgGGCCTCCTATTAGCCTCATTTTCCAGGCAGGaacagggagaaagaaagggaagcatgagaggaaaagtaaaataagggaagaattcattaaaagtaaaaaaaactcCAACTTTGAAGGGTGTATTGTGAAAGAGTTagtaaaggaaatttttaaaagggcaaaAATCTGTGATTGGGGTctgggagaaggaaagacaatTATAGAGAAGGGGTAAGGAGAGGAAAAAGTATGAGGATAGGGTGGAGAAGAACTTATAATTAACTGAGATACTCTGGGGGTCCCTATCCAACTATCATTTACACAAAGGAGTCCATTTTTTATCACCCCGTCAGGGTTCTATGGGGTTTTTGATAATGCCATAAGCTTGGGCTCCCATTCTGTTATATTCTCCTCAAagtcttgacacttactagctgtgtgaccctgggcaagtcacttaaccctcattgccggaccaaaaaaaaagctatttcctCCTCAATGTCAGTTGTCATCTTCATCCTTGTATGTTGATTGACCCAGTGACTAGCACCCCAATAtcatttaacaaattaaaatcaattagcttttacaaaggaatgttGACTTAGAAGATATAGCAAAAACAGAAGTAAAAACACATCTCCAATTCCCCTTACTGTCCCTTTTGACACCTTGGTCCTTGGAGAGAATGGACTCAAACTTAAACAGCTATTACAAGGCATTTATTTCATTTACACCAAACTAACTTCTGAATGGAGCATAGCCATTTGCTCCTCTTCTTGAAGGAAAATGACATCATACTTCCAGCTCCATCCACTGTTAGGCTGGATCCCATGGATCCCTCCTCTGCACTATACAGTGCACTGGGATTGGCTGCTGGAAAACTCTGGCATAGACTTCTGTCACTGAAGTTCTGGCCCTCCAACCTTCAGAATCTCTCAATGCTCTTTCatctaagaaaaggaaagaacagaaacAATAGACAGAATTGATATAAGTGCCTTGGgaagtaaggcaaacagggttaagtgacttgtccagaatcacaaagctaaaagtgtctgaggccagatttgaactcataaaggtCACTCACTGCATTCTAGGACAATGCCTTTTGTCTTGCtgatggactttgatgactctggaggaaagaatgaggctgatcACTCTACAGTAGcattgccttacttaaatcctattcacaggcaagtcaacacatcaccctcatgatgtcattggtcctcttcaagaacaaaggatcaacaacaacaacaacaagaacaaatgcTGTGGGGTGTCCAAGTTGGGAAGGGGAGCCTCCACTCAAAGgtttactttattttgttgtgCTCACTCTCTTGTGCCCAGGAAACAGAAAGTGACCAATTTAGCCAATTTGTGTCTTTTATATGCTCATTCTGTTCCAGTTCAGCTGATAATCACAAGGCTCCTATTCACCCCACAGCAAGTAGATAAGCAACAGACATAGGCTACCTGTGCATTCTCCAAAGTCGACATCGTGGATTATACCAAGAAGAGCACACTGAGCATATTCATAAGGACCGGATTTGTATTCGCCAATCTCCTATTACATTATGAATCtgatgggatgaactcaccaatAAAATTTCAAAGGATAGCAGAATAAGATTAGAAAAGCAGAATCtaacaatatattatttacaGGAAACACATCCGAAACAGAAAGATTCACACAAAGTTTAAATAAGGAACaggaataaattttattatttttcagattaatttttttaaaagcaggggGAACAAGAATGGTCTCAGACAAAGCAACAGTAAAAATAGTCATgattaaaagatataaacagaaaaTTACATTATTCTTTATGGTACCATAGAtgacaaattaaaatgaatattttttttgtttttgtagggcaatgagggttaagtgacttgcccagggtcacacagctagtaagtgtcaagtgtctgagatcagatttgaactcaggtcctcctgaatccagggccggtgctttatccactgtgccacctagctgcccccttaaatgaatatttaatataaatgtatCAGATGACATAGCATCTAAATACTCAAGGGAAAAATGAATCAatttagagagagaaatattCAATCTGTAATATTTGGGGACTTCAATGTACCTTTTTCAAAAGGACAAACCTAACaagaagataaataagaaagaagataagaaCCTGAACACAATTTTAGAAAAGATAAGTAAAATGGATCCCtgataattaataaatgtgaatagagaagtatatatgtatttctcagATGTGAAGAGTCCATTTGCAAacactgaccatgtattagagcataaGAAACCTTTTAAATAagtgcagaaaaacaaaaatattaaaaacatctTTGACTGGCCACagtaaaataaaactaatatCTAATAAAGGATTTTTGaataaagtattaaaaattaattgaatgcTAAATGACAATCCTAAAGAATTTAtgtatcaaagaacaaatcatagaaatgatagaaaattgcattgaagaaaatgacaacaataagaccATATATCAAAATTTTGGAAATGTAGCTAAAACACTCCTAAGGGGGAAACATATCTCTAAATGATTTCATCaactaaaaaaagagaacaaacagGTCAATTAAtggggtatgcaactaaaaaaacctagAACACAAATgaaaagctaaaataaaaattctaagaaTCAAagaagagggggcggctaggtggcgcagtggataaagcaccggccctggattcaggaggaccagagttcaaatccagtctcagacacttgacacttactagctgtgtgaccctgggcaagtcacttaatcccattgccccgcaaaaaaaaaaaaaaagaagaagaagaagaaaataaaacttaaagtactataaacaTGTGTGTTAACATTTctgtaataaaaatttttaaaaaaaaataatcaaagaagagattttaaaaatgaaagcaaaaaattatttatcaatgatttatttttatttgataaatAAAACAGGGAGCTGgctttttttgaggaaaaaaaatttgaagtaagCAAATCATTCTttagactgatttttaaaatagccaAAACCCAAATCTACATGATCAAAAATGGCAAAGAAgaaatcaccaaaaaaaatatgaagaaaaaaaatgaaggaaattctAATGAATTTCTAAGGCTGAAGAAATCAAATTGTCCCAGGCAAGTTCCCACATGGTCTGGCACTGATAATAGACCTAGCATGGCATGACAGAAAGTACCTAGGAATTTCTAAATAGTAAGTGACTGGGTGGCTAAATACCATGTAGATCTTAGACTATAATGTAGAACCCTGGAACAAAAGAATGTACATCTACAATTCAAGGTATCATGAAGATAGAAATGAATTTAGAGTCATAGAGCTTGGGTTCAAACCTTCACATAATAAATTATTacttgtgtgatcatgggcaaataaCTTCACCTCTCTGGATATCAGTTTTGGtgtgttctcttttttgtatATTGGAAAGGTATAAAACCCCACATAATCAATAGCAAGTCCGCAGTAGATCAAATAACATGGCAAATATGGGTCACTGTCTTTTCAAAAAGTATTAAATCTTTCTCAGAAAAAAGCCAACTCTTCCTTCAATCTCATATCATTGAAACAAATAAAGCAACATATAATGGCAGCATAGGATATTGTGTAGtgaactgtaaggggctaaaatcctagctagtctgtctaaatctaatgagtggtcgccaataaattataagctttagcaagagtttagacttttaagcatttattaaggagaataagaatttggtgaagagagagagaaagaggcctagattcagctttctatctcagggagccaacgtctccagctcctctccccgcTGAGGTCCTTGCAAAAAGCAAGCCTCACCCCATCTTTGAatcacaagcctcctgtgaaaccgggaacatcccatccacacgtgcacacatctccaagctaattggctggtagccttgattgacagtacccacgagcaaacatcacttcctgatgccaaggaaaggttgcatggcttgccctcagatgccttctcctcatggcggagctttcccacagtaacgctccagcaggtggcatcactcctaTCGTTACAGAACAATGACAAAAGGGataattttagagaaacctgagaaaacatatatgaacttatgtagagtgaaatgaacataagaaggaaagcattttgtacaaTGACAActacattataaagacaaataactttgaaaaatttaTCTGTCTTACCAAatcaatgaccaaccataatttcAGAGAGCTGATGAGAAAAAGATTGCTACTCACCTCTTGACAGAGGGATAATGGACTCAAGATGAAGAATGaggcatatatttttggacatggccaatatgaacattttttttttgttgactatgcacatttgttgaagggattttctttttttcttttttccctacttGGTGGTGGCAGGAGAAAAAAcatatgcttgttaattgaaaaaaaaattgtataaaggAGCATTCTAAAAGTCAGGTAATAAAGTTCTTCTAGTGAATTAAGAAGAGAGCAAAAGCATCAATTTTGAGTTAAGGAGAAAATCTTAACTCCTAAAAATTTCCTTGGATATGGGAGTGCACTAGGTGAGAAGCATTTATGAGCCAGCCAGTTCACACTTTTATCCATGTTACATGATTTAAAAAGAGTACATTTAATGGCTTTGTAAGAGTGAACAAATAAGCACACACCTAAAAAGTAAACAGTTCTTTGggctttttttaaaaggcaaaaataaacccAAACTGATGGAGGCATAATGGCTACATGATTATGAGTGGTGATTTAATTAATACTTgtttaatgtgaaaaaaaaaataaatgaaattattagaaaatattttctacaaCTATATACCAACATGTTTGACAagttaaatgaaatgaataactATAAAAAATACAGATATTCAGATAAtagaacaaaaaatttaaaaatttaaataattcagtctcagaaaaagaaattgaagaagccataaatgaacttctGAAGGGAAAAAAGCCCAGAACCAGATGAATTATAAGTGAATTATATACAACATTCCATTAATAATTAATTTGGATATTACATAAAATATtgacaaaaaataggaaaagaaaatattctacTATGAAACAAGTATGGTTTGAAacctgaagcagagagagacaaatcaaagaaagaaaatttgtagAACAATATCTCTAAAGAATACTAATCCCcaatgtttaaataaaatattagcttaGAGGCTATTATTCATAAAAAGATTGTATATTTTGATAAAATAGGATTTATACAATGAATGCGAGGTTAGGAAAACTATATTAAACATAATAGGGTAaggcaaggatgtccattattacctttatttttaaacatattactagaaatgctagctagagtacacaataagaaaaataaatcaaggaaatAAATACAGACAAGGTAGAAACAACTTTCACTTTttccagatgatatgatgatctACATAGAGAGTACTAAAAAGTCAACTAAAAATTCATTGAAATAAATAAGAACTTCAGCAAAATATCAGGCTATAAATAAGAACACACAAATCATCAGCCTTTCCGTATATTAACAACAAAATCTAGCTGTTAGGTGCCAACATTATGCAAACaccagagacaaagaaaggtaaaaacacagCTTTTGCCTTCAAGGGACTCAAACTCTAATGAAGGATACAACTGTGTTCATACAAATGTACAAACtgtgtaaacaactatgtacatacaaaatatattcatggAAAATGAGTGGTAATATCAGAGGGGGAACAATTAGCAGTGGGGCCAAGTGGCAGGGTGTAGGGGAAGTTCTCTTGCAGAAGGTtgaatttgagctgagtcctgaaggaaactagggaagccACAGATAGAGGTGAAAagggagaatattctaggcatgggggagagaCAAGTGTTTGCAAGGAACAGAAAAGAAGGCCAGTGCTGTGgagaggagtaaagtgtaagaacactggaaaggtaggaaggggcctcAGACTGTCAAGGGTTTCAAAAGCCAAACTGAAGATTATAGTGTTTATCCCAGAAGTAAgtgggaaccactggagtttgtgGAGTGATGGAAGGGGCAGGGTTAACAGGGCCAATCACCTGGGTTTAGGAAGATCATATTGAAACTTGAGTAGAGGATGaagtggggtgggtgggtgaagCTTTAAGGCAAGGACACCAATGGAAAGGCTTTTGCAATAGTCctggcatgaggtgatgagaacctgcACCATGGTGGTGactgtgagtgaagagaagggaagatgggaaggtAAAAAAAAGCAagtcagctggggcagctagatggcacagtggataaagcactggccctgtattcaggaggacctgagttcaaatcccatctcagacacttgacacttactagctgtgtgaccctgggaaagttacttaaccctcaatgccccataaaaacaaaaaacaaaaagtaagacAGCAACAGATTGTGTAAACTGAATGAATGCGGGGAGGTAATGAGGAGGGTGGCATGGTGAGCGTGGGTGGCTGCAAGAATGGCACTGCCCTTGATAGTAATAGGGCAGTTAATAAGGGGGAAGCTTGAACTTTGCTCTGTTTCTCTTAGTTGAGGTCCGTTTGGGTCTTGGCACTACTTGCATCATGGCCTCAGTTTGTCCTGTGCTTCAGTGCTTAGGGAGTTCTGGGGGCCTAGAGCCTTGTTAGTTTTAGCTTCCTGTCCGGGAGGAGCCTTGTGCATGGTCTCTCCCCCcgcttccctccatcccattccccctcctcattgcaacgattggaatgacgccacctgctggagagttactgtagaaaagctttgccatgagaagaaggcatctgagggcaagccacgtggctttccttggcatcaggaagtgatgtttgctcgtgggtactgtcaatcaaggctaccagccaattggcttggagatgtgtgtgcatatggATGGGATGTTgtcagtttcacaggaggcttgtgggatgaaggaggtgtggcttgCTCTCTCTCCTGAGGACTCTTGTGGGGAGTAGAgctaaaatgcgctctccctttgatagatagatgaatctaggcctttcgcTTTCTCTTCACGaaattcctattctccttaataaatgcttaaaagtctaaactcttgctaaagcttataatttattggcaaccactcattagatattttagactgactagctagaattttagccccttacatcatGGAAACCCAACTGCTATTGAGCACAGTGCATTTGGGCTTCTAAGCAAAATGTCTTTGCCAATTGGAATGCATCATCAGGGCATTCAGTTATGAAGATGTCCTGGAGGATTCCACACTGATGACTCTGCCTTCATCTGACATGTGCAATAAGGTTCTGTGGAAAAAGCTGGTCATCCCAGATCAGAAGTACCATCAACTTTCCAAGGTTGAGGAAGGAGACAATAGTTTCTCCATaagcccctcagtttccagtgtGACCAAATGAATAAGGCCCCAGTGGTGAAGGCCAAGGCAAGGCAAGTCATCATGAATTCTCTAATTACAAAAGGGACACAAGAGAGCATCCAGTGCTTTGAGCAGGGAGCAGAGCTGACAGATGCAGGATACACTCCCCATAAAGGCTTCATCACTGAAGAAGCCAAGTACCACTGTATGGTAGAGGCAGTCCATAAACTGAAGTTGCAAAAtggagaaatgacaaaagaagaTAGACTATGCAATCCacttacagagagagaactgatggtatttgaatatagattgaaacatattttgttacttactttatcagaaaaacctggaaaggcctacatgaactgatacagagtgaaatgtactgtatacaaaataatagcaatagtgtaagatgatctgctgtgaatgacttggttattatca
This window contains:
- the LOC122751306 gene encoding LOW QUALITY PROTEIN: putative monooxygenase p33MONOX (The sequence of the model RefSeq protein was modified relative to this genomic sequence to represent the inferred CDS: deleted 3 bases in 2 codons), yielding MSLPIGMHHRAFSYEDVLEDSTLMTLPSSDMCNKVLWKKLVIPDQKYHQLSKVEEGDNSLHKPLSFQCDQMNKAPVVKAKARQVIMNSLITKGTQESIQCFEQGAELTDAGYTPHKGFITEEAKYHCMVEAVHKLKLQNGEMTKEDRQPSPLQVVYPSSPKQKPRGWFTHGSSASLPGLDVSSMDSGNGDRDKPSSEKWSLFGPRTLQKSNKGFSVQWYKGTQKPSPMELFRVQATRIAEDPEALKTPKMDFPVMEGKKQPSQTHNLKPKDINVLIPIGF